In the Malania oleifera isolate guangnan ecotype guangnan chromosome 1, ASM2987363v1, whole genome shotgun sequence genome, one interval contains:
- the LOC131160793 gene encoding uncharacterized protein LOC131160793 → MEQEGPSADRGCTIEQFTKMKHPDFLGRVDPTIAENWVHEMEKIHTVLRCTNEQKVLYATFKLIGEAERWWSTVRLLEEQRLVPGHQTVHKYAAKFIELSRFGQYIVPDEAKKVRRFDRGLRQEIYEQVVVLKVQDFTELVDKAAVAEASRQRGAEVQGQRKRPTPPGF, encoded by the exons ATGGAGCAGGAAGGCCCATCAGCAGACCGAGGCTGCACTATAGAAcagttcaccaaaatgaagcATCCAGATTTCTTGGGGAGGGTAGACCCAACTatagcagagaactgggtacaTGAAATGGAAAAGATACATACTGTACTACGCTGTACCAATGAGCAAAAAGTATTATATGCCACCTtcaaactgataggggaggctgaGCGTTGGTGGTCGACTGTGAGACTCCTGGAGGAGCAGAGACTTGTACCT GGGCATCAGACAGTCCACAAATATGCAGCGAAATTTATTGAACTATCCCGCTTTGGCCAATACATTGTTCCTGACGAGGCGAAGAAGGTGAGGAGATTCGACAGAGGCTTGAGGCAGGAAATTTACGAACAGGTGGTAGTGTTGAAGGTGCAGGATTTCACCGAACTAGTGGATAAAGCAGCGGTGGCAGAGGCAAGCAGGCAGAGGGGTGCTGAGGTGCAGGGCCAGAGGAAGAGACCTACACCTCCTGGATTTTAG